A window from Mogibacterium neglectum encodes these proteins:
- a CDS encoding YihY/virulence factor BrkB family protein, whose amino-acid sequence MNKETENNSGINIEKMKKKKVRLNKDNFIKIVFHIFRQFDDQYYAGFAAQVAYYFFMASVPTLIVLSQVLGVFDLSLDIIKNWLSHNIDSQLSNFVMGLFSASSVRLGNFIMIFLALWASSALEFSLSRLTSYTLTEGAYKFNFFAERLKAVPTAAITIFAVAFTLVVFVYGEEIFYKLFNGGILARALIALKLPIVAVSFFAMITLNYYILPLVRVPIRAILPGAVFSSFGLLIATTIYANYISYSVNYDILYGAFASIVALMLWFYIISWILCVGMMFNKAWDEIMERNRLSHEKMIEYIEKKSMLLGEEKSKRYIISGDDNYSAELETIAVKLSRKFVKGYEEELRKEKQRKAHRKL is encoded by the coding sequence ATGAACAAAGAGACAGAAAATAATTCAGGCATTAATATTGAGAAGATGAAGAAAAAGAAAGTTCGTCTGAATAAGGACAATTTTATAAAGATCGTCTTTCATATATTCAGGCAATTCGATGACCAGTATTATGCAGGATTTGCTGCACAGGTTGCATATTACTTCTTCATGGCTAGTGTTCCAACACTCATAGTGCTTTCGCAGGTGCTAGGAGTTTTTGACCTATCATTAGATATTATAAAGAATTGGCTCAGTCATAATATTGATTCGCAGCTTAGTAACTTCGTTATGGGGTTATTTTCCGCATCATCTGTGAGGTTGGGCAATTTCATCATGATTTTCTTAGCACTTTGGGCATCATCTGCCTTGGAGTTCTCTCTCTCCAGGTTGACGAGTTATACACTGACCGAAGGTGCTTACAAATTTAATTTCTTTGCAGAGAGACTGAAAGCTGTTCCTACGGCTGCTATTACAATTTTTGCAGTTGCATTTACACTTGTCGTATTCGTATATGGAGAAGAAATATTCTATAAGCTATTTAATGGTGGTATCCTCGCAAGGGCTCTTATCGCATTAAAGCTGCCAATTGTAGCAGTATCGTTTTTCGCCATGATTACGTTAAATTACTACATATTACCACTTGTGAGAGTTCCGATTAGAGCTATACTTCCGGGGGCGGTGTTCTCGTCATTTGGACTTTTGATTGCGACCACGATATATGCGAATTATATCAGTTACTCGGTAAATTACGATATCCTGTACGGTGCATTCGCATCTATCGTAGCTCTTATGCTGTGGTTCTATATTATTTCGTGGATACTTTGTGTCGGGATGATGTTCAACAAGGCATGGGATGAAATCATGGAGCGTAATAGGCTGAGTCATGAAAAGATGATTGAGTATATTGAAAAGAAGTCGATGCTACTCGGCGAAGAAAAATCAAAGCGATACATTATATCGGGTGATGATAATTACAGTGCCGAACTAGAAACAATTGCAGTTAAGTTAAGCCGTAAATTTGTCAAAGGCTACGAAGAAGAGCTTCGTAAAGAAAAGCAGAGAAAGGCGCATCGCAAGCTATAG
- a CDS encoding 3-phosphoglycerate dehydrogenase, translating to MDKFNIGTLNNISQVGLGRLTEKYELTEDIDTAHGVVVRSFKMHDMDFSDNLLAIGRAGAGVNNIPLGRCADEGIVVFNAPGANSNAVKELVISAMIVGARNICEGVAWTNTLEGDVAGQVEKGKKQFAGTEISGKTLGVIGLGAIGAKVANAAHALGMNIVGNSVVIHPILTAPCEMYDDIAEMVKVCDYITIHVPSLPETKGMINKALIDNMKEGAIILNFARPDLVVNEDILAGLESGKLRKYLTDLPSEDLIGKAGVIATPHLGASTAEAEENCAAMAVDELMDYLEKGTIRNSVNFPAVELPAKEGFKKISILFKGELDVEAAVKAAYGSVDDVCVGKSRSEYGAAIALVPADASGELSGEGILRVREL from the coding sequence ATGGATAAGTTTAATATCGGTACACTCAACAACATTTCACAGGTAGGTCTTGGCAGACTTACAGAAAAGTATGAGTTGACAGAAGATATAGACACAGCACACGGAGTTGTGGTTCGTAGCTTCAAGATGCACGATATGGATTTTTCTGACAATCTACTAGCTATCGGCAGAGCTGGTGCTGGAGTTAACAACATTCCTCTAGGCAGGTGTGCTGATGAGGGAATCGTAGTGTTCAATGCACCTGGAGCAAACTCCAATGCCGTAAAGGAACTTGTAATCTCAGCAATGATCGTAGGCGCCAGAAACATCTGTGAGGGAGTTGCTTGGACTAATACTCTCGAAGGCGATGTTGCTGGACAGGTAGAAAAGGGCAAGAAGCAGTTTGCTGGAACTGAGATTTCTGGCAAGACTCTCGGAGTTATCGGACTAGGTGCTATCGGAGCAAAGGTTGCAAACGCTGCTCACGCTCTAGGAATGAACATCGTTGGAAACTCCGTAGTAATCCACCCTATACTCACTGCTCCATGCGAGATGTATGATGATATCGCTGAGATGGTTAAGGTGTGTGACTATATAACTATCCACGTTCCATCGCTTCCTGAGACTAAGGGCATGATCAATAAGGCACTTATCGATAACATGAAGGAAGGTGCAATCATCCTTAACTTCGCTAGACCTGATTTAGTTGTGAACGAGGATATCCTAGCAGGACTAGAATCTGGCAAGCTCAGAAAGTATCTGACAGACCTTCCAAGCGAAGATTTAATCGGCAAGGCTGGCGTAATCGCTACTCCACACCTCGGAGCTTCCACAGCAGAGGCTGAGGAGAACTGTGCGGCTATGGCTGTTGATGAACTCATGGATTACCTAGAGAAGGGTACTATCAGAAACTCTGTTAACTTCCCTGCTGTTGAACTTCCAGCTAAGGAAGGATTTAAGAAGATTAGCATTCTATTCAAGGGTGAACTCGATGTTGAAGCTGCTGTAAAGGCTGCTTACGGAAGTGTTGATGACGTATGCGTTGGCAAGAGCCGTTCAGAGTACGGTGCTGCAATTGCCCTCGTACCCGCAGATGCATCCGGCGAGTTATCTGGAGAAGGAATCCTCAGAGTTCGCGAGCTGTAA
- a CDS encoding diacylglycerol/lipid kinase family protein yields the protein MEELNIIETIDRKKMLFILNPRAGIMQASKNLSDILQIFSDAGCLTSVLVTTKSGDAREFAHRYANEYDVVACAGGDGTYNEMIDGVISSGAKCKVGYIPAGSTNDFGSSIGLSKNIIEAAKAIANGETITLDVGSFNGRYFSYVASFGAFTSTSYSVPQNLKNILGHTAYVLQGIKDIVSIKSQYVKVITDEGLPTERVIEENLVFGAVCNATSVGGVLKLDSFRVDMNDGLMEVLLIKSPKNLLDVNSIARSLLANDLDTKDIAFYSAKTIRFEMSADVPWTLDGEYKEGESDIKIETVRDAVNILV from the coding sequence ATGGAAGAATTAAATATTATTGAAACTATTGATAGGAAAAAAATGCTATTTATTCTAAATCCTCGTGCTGGCATTATGCAGGCGAGTAAGAATTTAAGTGATATCCTGCAGATATTTTCAGATGCAGGCTGTTTAACTAGTGTGCTGGTGACGACAAAATCAGGTGACGCAAGAGAATTTGCACATCGATATGCTAATGAGTACGATGTGGTTGCCTGTGCAGGTGGAGATGGTACGTACAACGAGATGATTGATGGCGTTATATCTTCGGGAGCTAAGTGCAAGGTCGGATATATTCCTGCTGGTAGCACTAATGACTTTGGATCCAGCATCGGTTTATCGAAGAATATCATAGAAGCAGCAAAAGCTATTGCAAATGGTGAGACGATTACGCTTGATGTTGGTTCGTTTAATGGGCGCTATTTTTCGTATGTAGCTTCGTTTGGAGCTTTCACAAGCACATCGTACTCAGTGCCACAGAACCTAAAGAATATACTTGGTCACACCGCATACGTGTTACAAGGAATTAAGGATATAGTCAGCATTAAATCCCAATATGTAAAGGTTATCACCGACGAAGGACTTCCGACAGAGCGCGTTATTGAAGAGAACCTAGTGTTTGGTGCAGTATGCAACGCGACATCCGTAGGTGGAGTGCTTAAGCTTGATTCATTTAGAGTAGATATGAACGACGGTCTCATGGAGGTGCTTTTAATCAAGTCACCTAAGAACCTGCTAGATGTGAATTCGATTGCAAGATCACTGCTGGCAAATGATCTAGACACTAAGGATATTGCATTCTATAGTGCAAAGACCATTCGGTTTGAGATGAGCGCTGACGTTCCATGGACTCTCGATGGAGAGTACAAGGAAGGCGAGAGCGATATTAAGATTGAGACAGTTCGTGATGCGGTAAATATTTTGGTTTAG
- the serC gene encoding 3-phosphoserine/phosphohydroxythreonine transaminase translates to MATNERVFNFSAGPSTLPVEVLEKAAAEMLNYDGTGESVMEMSHRSAEYKQIIEDAEKNLRTLMNIPDDYYVLFLQGGGTLQFSMVPINLLTGSKKADYLITGNWAKKAYEEATKFGDVKILASSEEDNYSYIPKFKPEDIRPDVDYVHICYNNTIFGTHCNEVPDVGDHLLVADMSSCILSEEVDVTKFGLIYAGAQKNVAPAGVTIVIVRKDLVGKAPANTPIYLDYATHAKKGSMYNTPPCYPIYIAGEVFKYLLKNGGVKATHERDVEKANLLYGYLDKSEMFKPSVAKEDRSLMNITFVTGDPELDKKFIAGAKEQGMINLAGYRTVGGMRASTYNAMPLEGVKALVAYMEKFENENK, encoded by the coding sequence ATGGCTACAAATGAACGTGTATTTAATTTCTCTGCAGGTCCCTCAACTCTACCCGTAGAGGTACTAGAGAAAGCTGCAGCAGAGATGCTCAACTACGATGGCACAGGTGAGTCTGTAATGGAGATGAGCCACAGATCAGCAGAGTACAAGCAGATTATTGAGGATGCTGAGAAGAATCTAAGAACTCTGATGAACATTCCTGATGATTATTATGTTCTATTCCTTCAGGGGGGTGGAACTCTTCAGTTCTCCATGGTTCCAATTAACCTATTAACTGGCAGCAAGAAGGCTGATTACCTCATCACAGGTAACTGGGCTAAGAAGGCTTATGAAGAGGCAACTAAGTTCGGTGATGTTAAGATTCTTGCAAGCTCTGAGGAAGATAATTATTCATACATTCCTAAGTTTAAGCCAGAGGATATCAGACCTGATGTAGACTACGTTCACATATGCTACAACAACACAATCTTCGGGACACATTGCAACGAAGTTCCTGATGTAGGTGATCACCTATTAGTTGCAGATATGTCATCCTGCATTCTTTCAGAGGAAGTTGATGTTACTAAGTTCGGTTTGATCTATGCTGGTGCGCAGAAGAACGTTGCACCTGCTGGTGTTACAATCGTAATCGTTAGAAAAGATCTTGTTGGAAAAGCACCTGCTAACACTCCAATTTACCTAGATTATGCAACTCACGCTAAGAAGGGATCGATGTACAATACACCTCCATGCTACCCAATTTACATTGCTGGTGAAGTGTTCAAGTATCTTCTAAAAAATGGTGGTGTAAAGGCTACTCACGAGAGGGATGTTGAGAAGGCTAACCTTCTATATGGCTACCTTGATAAGAGCGAGATGTTCAAGCCTTCAGTTGCTAAGGAAGACAGATCGTTAATGAACATTACTTTTGTAACTGGAGATCCAGAGCTCGATAAGAAATTTATCGCTGGAGCTAAGGAACAGGGTATGATTAACCTTGCTGGTTATAGAACTGTTGGCGGAATGAGAGCAAGCACATACAATGCAATGCCTTTGGAAGGTGTTAAGGCTCTCGTCGCTTATATGGAAAAGTTTGAGAATGAGAACAAATAA
- a CDS encoding HEAT repeat domain-containing protein, producing MAAEAVDKIKKDINNERTRRSNLTRADLEKAYLELENNNFDSGMRIKFAAELAESNEITYHYELIIKDWEQNLNLYLENGFYKHDREGIVLLFGKLNENIDEKVKVHTAYLLAKVLSQLKHREFYLPFCNKACDILVSLLDINDDNLRCKVIIAIGWIGASNEIELLMHQLLCDEEAICRAWSASSLMQMMFNRVKIEELQERTKLSFFEGISSEMDLYASGIMIEAAQTIFGKRWISSSAVESEESTAIEKARKSAVRFLRK from the coding sequence ATGGCAGCAGAAGCGGTTGATAAAATAAAGAAGGATATAAATAACGAAAGAACTCGTCGTAGCAACCTTACAAGGGCAGATTTAGAAAAAGCCTATCTTGAGTTGGAAAATAATAATTTTGATTCCGGCATGAGGATAAAATTCGCAGCCGAATTAGCAGAAAGTAATGAAATTACATATCACTATGAACTTATTATCAAAGATTGGGAACAGAATTTAAATCTATATCTTGAAAATGGTTTTTATAAACATGACAGAGAAGGAATAGTACTTTTATTTGGGAAACTGAATGAAAATATAGATGAAAAAGTAAAAGTGCACACAGCTTATCTATTAGCAAAAGTATTATCGCAATTAAAGCATAGAGAATTTTATCTACCGTTTTGTAATAAAGCCTGTGATATTCTTGTTTCACTTTTAGATATAAATGATGATAATCTTCGTTGTAAAGTCATCATTGCCATTGGTTGGATAGGAGCATCGAATGAAATTGAATTGCTTATGCATCAGTTGCTCTGTGATGAAGAAGCGATTTGCCGAGCATGGTCTGCATCTAGCCTTATGCAGATGATGTTTAATCGTGTTAAAATAGAAGAATTACAGGAAAGAACTAAATTATCATTTTTCGAAGGAATTTCTAGTGAAATGGATTTATATGCCTCTGGAATTATGATAGAAGCGGCGCAAACCATATTTGGAAAAAGATGGATATCTTCATCCGCTGTAGAAAGTGAAGAATCTACAGCAATCGAGAAAGCGAGAAAATCAGCTGTGCGTTTTTTACGGAAGTAA
- a CDS encoding XTP/dITP diphosphatase, which translates to MDKVILATQNEGKIREMRDIFSKFGMDVISRDEMGLPKDEIEETGTTFEENSYIKASTIAKQCEGIVVADDSGIAVDCIGGKPGVYSARFAGEGCTPRDNNVKLLQLMEGIPTEERGARFVSVITLIYPDGTKLIARGECEGSISEEMRGENGFGYDPIFIPKGYDQTFGELPAELKNRISHRAKSLLKLEELINEQRDRK; encoded by the coding sequence ATGGATAAAGTGATTTTGGCGACGCAGAACGAGGGGAAAATTCGTGAGATGCGCGATATATTCTCTAAGTTTGGCATGGATGTGATTTCGCGTGATGAGATGGGCTTGCCAAAGGACGAGATAGAAGAAACTGGCACAACGTTTGAAGAAAATTCTTACATTAAAGCTTCTACAATTGCAAAACAGTGTGAGGGGATAGTGGTTGCAGATGACAGCGGTATCGCTGTTGACTGCATCGGGGGAAAACCGGGTGTATATTCAGCGCGATTTGCTGGTGAAGGATGTACTCCACGTGATAACAACGTAAAACTACTTCAATTAATGGAGGGTATCCCGACCGAAGAAAGAGGGGCTCGCTTTGTGTCGGTGATAACGCTTATATACCCTGATGGAACTAAGCTTATAGCTCGCGGAGAGTGTGAGGGTTCCATTTCCGAGGAGATGCGTGGCGAGAATGGCTTCGGGTATGATCCGATATTTATTCCAAAAGGATATGATCAGACTTTTGGTGAGCTACCTGCAGAGCTCAAGAACAGAATTAGCCATAGAGCTAAGTCGCTTCTGAAGCTAGAGGAACTTATCAATGAACAAAGAGACAGAAAATAA
- the scfB gene encoding thioether cross-link-forming SCIFF peptide maturase, with protein MIHQYKLNGYNIVMDVNSGAVHSVDEVAYHIIALYDKGLSRDEIASEITAKYSEVTDNDIDETLADIEKLKSEKLLFSDDPFEEIAGDLKAKQSVLKAICLHIAHGCNMDCKYCFAGKGEYSGKAGIMSLEVGKRALEFLVENSGSRKNLEVDFFGGEPLLNWDVCKELVAYGRELEKTHNKHFNFTLTTNGVLIDDDVIEFADRECSNVVLSMDGRRRTHDLMRTSKDGKGTYDKIIEKFKSLAEDRGQKQYYMRGTYTAHNKDFAEDVLAMADLGFKETSIEPVVSDPSTDYALHDEDLDILKEQYEKLAIEMLEREKRGEGFNFYHYTVDLTGGPCIYKRISGCGVGTEYLAVTPSGDLYPCHQFVGDDDYKVGNVYDGIQRQDIIDGFKYNNNLYTRDKCRDCFAKLYCSGGCAANNLHTNGDINKVYDFGCELHKKRIECALMLKVAEEELGIDRISE; from the coding sequence ATGATACATCAGTATAAACTAAACGGATATAACATCGTTATGGATGTTAATAGTGGAGCGGTTCACTCTGTGGATGAGGTAGCTTATCATATAATCGCCTTATATGATAAAGGGCTGTCTAGAGATGAAATCGCCTCTGAGATAACAGCTAAGTACAGCGAAGTTACAGATAACGATATCGACGAAACGCTGGCTGATATCGAGAAGTTAAAGTCAGAGAAGCTTCTTTTTTCAGATGACCCATTTGAAGAGATTGCTGGAGATTTAAAAGCTAAGCAGTCTGTACTAAAAGCAATTTGCCTCCACATTGCACATGGATGTAATATGGACTGCAAATATTGCTTTGCAGGTAAAGGCGAGTACAGTGGCAAAGCTGGAATAATGTCCCTCGAAGTTGGTAAAAGGGCGCTAGAGTTCTTAGTAGAGAATTCTGGAAGCCGAAAGAATCTTGAGGTTGATTTTTTTGGAGGCGAGCCTCTTTTGAACTGGGATGTATGCAAAGAGCTCGTTGCGTATGGAAGGGAGCTCGAAAAGACGCATAACAAACACTTTAATTTTACGCTTACCACAAATGGTGTGTTGATAGATGATGATGTAATAGAATTTGCGGACAGAGAATGTAGCAATGTAGTGTTGAGCATGGATGGACGCAGAAGAACTCATGACTTAATGCGTACGAGCAAAGATGGCAAAGGCACATATGACAAGATCATAGAGAAATTTAAGAGCCTGGCTGAGGATAGGGGACAGAAACAGTATTATATGCGCGGAACGTATACTGCGCATAATAAGGATTTTGCTGAAGACGTGTTAGCTATGGCGGATCTAGGGTTTAAGGAGACTAGTATAGAGCCTGTTGTCAGCGATCCCAGCACCGATTACGCTCTTCATGATGAAGATCTCGATATCTTGAAGGAGCAGTATGAAAAACTGGCTATTGAGATGCTAGAGCGAGAGAAGAGAGGCGAGGGATTCAATTTCTATCATTATACAGTAGATTTGACAGGAGGACCTTGCATCTATAAGCGCATTAGCGGATGCGGTGTAGGTACGGAATACCTTGCAGTTACACCATCTGGAGACCTTTACCCATGTCATCAGTTCGTGGGAGATGATGATTATAAGGTTGGAAATGTCTATGATGGAATTCAAAGGCAGGATATAATAGACGGTTTTAAATATAATAATAATCTGTATACCAGGGATAAGTGTCGTGACTGTTTTGCAAAGCTATATTGCTCTGGCGGATGTGCAGCTAATAATCTTCACACTAATGGTGATATCAACAAGGTTTACGACTTTGGGTGTGAGCTTCACAAAAAGAGAATTGAATGTGCGCTCATGCTAAAGGTTGCCGAAGAAGAACTCGGAATCGATAGAATATCAGAATAG
- a CDS encoding D-alanyl-D-alanine carboxypeptidase family protein encodes MVILLVSSLMVTINISASFAASKKKAKAKTSTPSAPEIEAESAVVLSASTSEVVYSSRKDRKLQPGSTVQLMVAMVVIDNMHDDKEYKNNVQISDDVYSAGTTFPSGTNVKVEDLMYTMLMSGDAESAKALAIYSAGSEANFVDQMNSKAQQLGLVNTRYTNTTGEYDTDQYSTVEDTAKIAKAAYQYGAIKRMSGESNHTVKGTTGNGDKKITNTHPFMTGNDSYKGFNGGICSKLTEPEGKEVFLAYVTHNDMSLVVVLFNEAEGKSSEDATKLFNYGFKKATQKVIIKKCVKVGRVKVKHGAKTRLKVYTSGKGYVYIPPEGSDSLVKTEAVIFNNVEAPLKAGDKVGEYRIYVANELTGTVDLVVKEDDKVGWLPSYIYISNMMTVTICVILLVIILLFVRARNIRRRRKKLKARKHKEKIREIARQRLEIEEDRRRRNWTYK; translated from the coding sequence ATGGTGATACTTCTGGTGTCATCGTTGATGGTCACCATCAATATTAGTGCAAGCTTTGCCGCTTCGAAGAAAAAGGCAAAAGCTAAGACGAGCACCCCTTCAGCCCCGGAGATTGAGGCGGAATCGGCGGTCGTCCTTTCAGCGTCCACGAGTGAGGTAGTTTATTCATCTCGCAAGGATAGAAAGCTCCAACCTGGGAGCACAGTGCAGCTCATGGTAGCGATGGTTGTCATTGACAACATGCATGATGATAAAGAATATAAGAACAATGTTCAGATTTCAGATGATGTATATAGTGCGGGTACCACGTTTCCCTCAGGGACAAACGTCAAGGTTGAAGATCTTATGTACACTATGCTGATGTCAGGAGATGCAGAGTCAGCCAAAGCTTTGGCGATTTATTCAGCAGGTTCGGAGGCTAACTTCGTCGATCAGATGAATTCAAAGGCTCAGCAGCTAGGACTTGTCAATACTAGATATACAAATACGACTGGAGAGTATGATACTGATCAGTACTCAACAGTTGAAGATACAGCAAAAATTGCCAAAGCCGCATACCAGTACGGTGCTATCAAGAGAATGTCTGGAGAAAGCAACCATACGGTCAAGGGAACAACTGGTAACGGCGATAAAAAAATAACCAATACGCATCCATTTATGACAGGAAACGATTCATACAAAGGCTTTAATGGCGGTATTTGCTCAAAACTGACTGAACCTGAAGGTAAAGAGGTATTCTTAGCATACGTAACTCATAACGATATGAGCCTTGTAGTTGTGCTATTTAATGAAGCGGAAGGTAAGTCATCAGAGGATGCGACCAAACTGTTCAATTATGGGTTTAAAAAAGCTACACAAAAGGTCATTATTAAGAAGTGTGTTAAGGTTGGAAGAGTCAAGGTTAAGCATGGAGCAAAAACCAGACTCAAGGTTTATACATCTGGAAAGGGATATGTTTATATTCCACCTGAAGGTAGCGATTCGCTCGTAAAAACGGAAGCAGTTATTTTTAATAACGTAGAAGCTCCGTTAAAAGCAGGAGATAAGGTTGGAGAATATCGTATCTATGTAGCAAACGAGCTCACTGGAACGGTAGACCTTGTGGTCAAGGAAGATGATAAAGTGGGCTGGCTGCCATCTTATATCTATATTTCCAACATGATGACGGTGACGATATGCGTGATTTTGCTTGTAATCATACTGCTTTTCGTGCGTGCCAGAAACATCAGAAGACGTAGGAAGAAATTGAAGGCGCGTAAGCACAAGGAGAAAATTCGTGAGATTGCGAGGCAGCGGCTCGAAATAGAAGAGGATAGAAGAAGGCGTAATTGGACTTACAAATGA
- a CDS encoding AEC family transporter, translated as MQLIASKVFVIFLYIAIGFAANKLRLLGTDSLDHLISLVLNITTPCLLIYSICGKSSIRADTFSNTIIIIVLSIVMFIVFGAISVKISRLFSKKNNDQQNVLSVAMVTCNSGFMGFPIARSVFGQVVLYYSVIQNIACNLYLFIGCMIQLSLGESKDSSGKSKTISRETIVKPFKNVVTIVYICSFLALFSGIKIPTPVMDSISTIGDTTIPISMIIIGIQLGDCNLRALITDKDLILSSLVCLVLEPTLAVITVWFLPLNNILKLTIALSFTYPSAVLGVALAAAEHKDTKLMSEAVTMSTMMSMITLPIWIMVIGHLF; from the coding sequence ATGCAATTAATAGCTTCAAAAGTTTTTGTTATATTTTTATATATAGCTATAGGTTTTGCTGCGAATAAGCTTCGCCTTCTAGGAACTGACTCCTTAGATCACTTAATTTCACTCGTTCTGAATATCACAACCCCCTGCCTTCTGATTTACTCAATTTGCGGTAAATCTTCTATACGTGCAGATACTTTTTCAAACACAATTATAATAATAGTTCTTTCAATAGTGATGTTCATTGTATTCGGTGCAATATCGGTTAAAATTTCTAGATTATTTAGCAAGAAAAACAACGATCAGCAAAATGTCTTATCGGTAGCTATGGTTACCTGCAATTCAGGTTTTATGGGATTCCCCATCGCTCGCTCCGTATTTGGTCAAGTGGTGCTTTATTATTCAGTAATTCAGAATATCGCCTGTAACCTATATCTTTTTATAGGTTGTATGATTCAGCTGAGTCTAGGTGAAAGCAAGGATAGCTCTGGCAAAAGTAAAACTATAAGTAGAGAGACAATTGTCAAGCCTTTCAAAAACGTAGTGACAATTGTATATATATGTTCGTTTTTAGCTCTCTTTTCTGGTATAAAAATTCCAACTCCAGTTATGGATTCCATATCAACTATCGGTGATACGACTATTCCAATATCGATGATTATCATCGGTATCCAGCTTGGAGATTGCAATCTCAGAGCACTTATAACGGATAAAGATCTTATCTTATCAAGCCTGGTGTGTCTAGTCCTGGAACCAACGCTTGCAGTCATTACAGTTTGGTTTTTGCCACTAAACAACATCTTAAAGCTCACTATAGCTCTATCATTTACCTACCCTAGCGCTGTGCTCGGCGTAGCTTTAGCGGCTGCTGAACACAAGGACACTAAACTCATGTCAGAAGCCGTGACCATGTCCACGATGATGTCGATGATTACACTTCCAATATGGATTATGGTTATCGGTCACCTATTCTGA